CGGTGGACATGGGGGCGTGAGGGGCGTTGTTCTTGTCGTCGGGCTCAGGCGGCCTGCGGGAGTCGGTCGGCGGCGGCGGGCACGCGGATGCAGCGCGCCTCGCGGTCGGCCTGCGTGGCGATCAGCGGCGGCATCGCGTCGCGGCAGGCGGGCAGCGCCTGGTCGCAGCGCGGTTCGAAGGCGCAGCCCGGCGGCGGCGCCAGCGGGCTCGATACCTGGCCGCGGATCGCGAACAGGCGCTTGGGCCGCGGCTGGCCGCGCACATGGGCCTTGCCCGGCAGGCAGGCCAAGAGGCCCTGCGTGTACGGATGCTCGGGCGTGGCGAACAGCGGCCGCACCGGTGCGCGCTCGACCACACGGCCCGCGTAGAGCACCACGACGTCGTCCGCATGGTGCGCGACCACGCCGAGGTTGTGCGTGATGAACAGGATGCTCATGCCGGTCTCGGTCTGCAGCCGGCGCATCAGCGCGAGGATCTGCGCCTGGATCGTCACGTCGAGCGCGGTGGTGGGCTCGTCGGCGATCAGCAGCGTCGGGTCGCAGGCCATGGCCAGCGCGATCATCACGCGCTGGCGCATGCCGCCCGAGAGCTGGTGCGGGTACTCGTGCAGGCGCTGCGCAGCCGCGGGGATCTCCACCAGGTCGAGCATGCGCTTGGCATGCGCGAGGGCCGCCGTGCGGTCGAGCCCCTTGTGCAGGCGCACGCTCTCGGCAATCTGCTCGCCGATTTTGAAGACCGGGTTCAGGCTGGTCATCGGCTCCTGGAAGATCATCGACAGCTGGTTGCCGCGCAGCGAGCGCATCTCGCGTTCGCCGATGCCCAGCAGGTCGACCGTCCTGCCTTCGCGCGTGACGAAGTCGGCCCGGCCGCTGACCTGCGCGTTCGCGGTCTTGGGCAAGAGGCGCATCAGCATGAGGCTGGTGACCGACTTGCCCGAGCCCGACTCGCCCACCAGCGCTGTCGTCCTGCCGGGCTGGATCGAGAAGCTCACGTCGGCGACCGAACGCACCAGGCCGTCCTCGGTGGGGAAGAAGGTGCTCAGGTGGCTGACCGTGAGACGCGGCGTCATGGGGGCGGAGGTCATCACGAGGTCTTCTTGAGCTTGGGGTCGAGCAGGTCGCGCACGCCGTCGCCCAGCAGTTGCAGCGACAGCGCGGTGAAGATGATCGCCAGCCCCGGGAACAGCACCACCCAGAAGGCCTGGCTCGCGTACTGCTGGCTGCCCGCGACCATCGTGCCCCAGGTCGGGATCTCCGGCGGCACGCCGACGCCAAGGAAGGACAGGCCGGCTTCGGCCAGGATCGCGTAGGCGAAGATGAACGACACCTGCACCAGGATCGGCGACATCAGGTTCGGCAGGATGTGGCGCCACAGGATGCGCGAGGTGCGCACGCCCAGCGCCCGCACCGCCTCGACGAAGAGCAGCTCGCGCACCACCAGCGTGGACGCCCGCACCACGCGCGCGACGCGCGGCGTGTAGACCAGCACCAGCGCCAGCACCGTGTTGCCGAGCGACGGCCCGAGGATCGCGACCAGCGCGATCGCCAGCAGGATGTCGGGGAAGGCCATCATCGCGTCGACCACGCGCATGAGCGGCGTGTCGAGCCGGCGGAAGAAGCCGGCCATCAGGCCGAGCACGGTGCCGGCGACCACGGCGCCGATCGCGGTGAGCGCGGCGATCGACAGCGAATAGCGCGCGCCGTAGACGATGCGCGCATACAGGTCGCGGCCGAGCTCGTCGGTGCCCAGCAGGTGTTCGGCGCCCGGCGCCTTCAGGCGCTGCAGCACGGCGGTGTCGTTGGGGTCGGCCGAGGCGAACAGCGGTGCGCCGACGGCCGCCACCACGATCACCAGCAGCACCAGCGCGGACAGCATCACGATGCGGCGGTGCATCAGTTGGCGAAGCATTCTTGGCATGTGCATGTCGACGCCTTCAGAGCTTGACGCGTGGATCGACCACCGCGTACAGCAGGTCGATCGAGAAGTTGATGAGCACGTAGATGGCTGCGATCACGAGCAGCGCACCCTGGATCACCGGGTAGTCGCGGCGCAGCACCGCATTGACCACCAGGTTGCCGACGCCGGGCAGGCCGAACACCGTCTCGGTGATCACCGCGCCGCCGATCATCAGCGCGATGGTCAGGCCCAGCACCGTGACGATCGGCACCAGCGCATTGCGCAGCGCGTGCTTGAGCACCACCACGCTTTCCGACAGGCCCTTGGAACGCGCGGTGCGCACATAGTCCTCGCCCAGCACGTCGAGCATCGAGGCGCGCGTGAAGCGGATGATCAACGCCGAGTTCAGCAGGCCCAGCACGGTCGCCGGCAGCACCAGCGCATGCAGACGCTCGGCCAGCGGCGCCCCGGGCGCGCCGTAGCCCGACACCGGGAACCAGCCGAAGGACACGGCGAAGATCTGGATGAGCACCAGCCCCAGCCAGAAGCTCGGAATGCTGGCGCCGAGCATCGCGATGCCCGTGAAGAGCTGGTCGACCGCACGGCCGCGGAACACCGCCGACACGATGCCGCAGGGCAGGCCGATCAGTGCGGCGATGCCCACGGCCATCAGTGCGAGCAGCGCGGTGGGCTCGGCGCGTTCCCACAGGGCCTGGGTCACCGGACGCTGCAGGAAGATCGACGTGCCCAGGTTGCCCTGCAGCACCTCGCGCAACCAGTAGCCGAACTGCAGCGGCAGCGGCTTGTCGAGGCCGTATTCCTTCTGCACCCGCGCGATGTCCGCCGCCGTGGCCTGGTCGCCCAGCAGCACCGAGATCGGGTCGCCCGACGCCGCGCGCGTGAGGATGAACACCAGCACCGCGACGATGGCGAGCACGACGAGCATGCCGAAGGCACGCGAGGCGATGTAGCGCAGCATGGGGCAGGCTTACTTGATCTTCGCGTTCCAGAAGAACGGCCAGGTCGCGGGCTGGTAGTTGTCCAGGGCCGGGCTCTTGGCCGACAGGCCGTTGAACTTGCCCACGTTCACGTAGGGCACCTCGTCGTACACCACCTGCTGCACCTTGCCCCACAGCGCGCCGCGCTTGGCCGGGTCGCTCTCGACATTGAAGGCCTGCAGCGCCGCCTTCTTGGCGGGCGTGTCCCACCAGCCCGGCGCGCCGTCGCCCAGTTGCGGCGGCGAGAGCATCGGCTCGGGGAACTGGCCCGAATGGGTGACGTAGACGTCCCACAGCTTCGAGTCGTTGCGGCGCTGCACCAGCGTCGCCCAGTCGACGACGTTCAGCTCAACCTTGAAGCCGGCGCGCTTGAGTTGCTCGGCCATCAGCAGCGACATGTTGTAGTGGAAGTCGTACTGGCGGCTGGTCAGCACGCGGATCGGCTCGCCCTTGTAGCCGGCCTTGGCCGCGGCCTCCTTGGCCTTCGGCGCATTGCGCTGGTTGTACAGATCGCCGCCCGCCGTCGAATAGAAGGGCGAGCCCTTCGGGAAATGGTTGGCCTCGGCCGTGAAGAAGCGCGTGTCGCCGAAACCGGCGGCCAGCATCTCGCCCTCGCCCATCGCGGTCTGGATCGCCTGGCGCACGGCCTGGCTGGCGGCCACGCCTTCCTTGGTGTTGAACACGATGTAGGGGAAGCCGAAGGACGGCGTGAGGATCGGCACCGTCTTGCCACCGGACTTCTCCAGGCGCGGCAGGGCTTCCACCGGCAGCAGGTCCGCGAAGTCGTACTGGCCGGCCAGCGCACCTTCGACGCGGGTGCTGGCGTTGGGCACCGGCACGAAGCGCAGTTCCTCGATCGCGGCCTCGCGCTTGCCGCCGTAGCCGCTCGCGGGTTCCTTGCGCGATGCGTACTTGTCGAAGCGCGTGAGCAGCACGTACTGGTCGGGGCGGCGCTCCTTGAACTTGTACGGGCCGGTGCCGACGAAGTCCTTCAGCGGCTGCGCGATCGACTCCTTCGCCATGATCGCGGCCATGCCGCTGGGCAGCGCCAGCTGCGACAGCAGCGGCGCATAGGGTGCCTTCAACACGATCTCGACCGCCAGCGGGCCCTTGGCCTGGAGGCTCGCGATTTCCTTGCCCACGGCCTTGCCGCGCGGCGACTGCTCGATCCAGCGCTGCAGGCTCGCCACCACGTCGTCGGCGGTCAGCTCGCGGCCGCTGTGCAGCATCACGCCCTTGCGCAGCGCGATGGCGTAGGTCTTGCCGTCGGCCGAGATCTTGGGCATGGCTTCGGCCAGCATCGGCACCACGTTCCACTTGGCATCGAAGGTGTAGAGCGTCTCGTAGACGTGCTGCATGATGGTTCCGACCAGGTCGGCGGTGGACGCCATCGGGTCGAGCGTCTGGGGCTCGGCGACCATCGCCAGCGTGGCGAAGTTGCGCGGGGCCTGGGCCTGGGCCGGCGCCACGGCGCACAGCGCGGCCACGAGGGAGGCACCCAGCACGACGCGTCGGCGCAGCGCGGGAAGGTGGACAGAGGCACGGTCGATCATGGGGAGCTCCTTCAAGAGGTCAGGCGGAGAGATTGAAATTTACTTTCTCTTTTCACCGACTCTGAAGCATCAAGCATGCCAAATCATCCGTGATTACCCGCTATTCCTCGGCGTCACTGAAATATACTTTCAAACACATCCCGGCTGAGTCCTTGGCCGATGCCTTTTTCGTCCCTGCCACTGGAGCCCGCATGCCCCTCGAATACCTCGGTGCCGAACCCACCACCTCCGACCGCCAGCCGCGCCCCTTCTCGCCGGCCGTGCGCGCAGGGGACTTCATCTATGTATCGGGCCAGGTCCCGGCCGATGCCAACGGCGAGATCGTCGTCGGCGGCATCGAAGCGCAGACGCGCCAGGTGATGGAGAACCTCAAGGCCGTGCTGGCGATGGCCGGCGCCACGCTCGACGACGTGTGCAAGAGCACCGTCTGGCTGCAGGACGCGCGCGACTTCGGTGCGTTCAACCGCATCTACATGGGCTATTTCGGTGCCGGCAAGCCCGCGCGCTCGACCACCGAGGCGCGGCTGATGGTCGACGCGAAGGTCGAGATCGACGTGGTGGCCTACAAGCCGAAGAACTGAAGAAGGCGCGGGTGCGCCACGGCACCGGCCTTACAGCACCTTCTTGACGATCTGGCGGTCGTTCACCATCCAGTCGGCCGTCTTGAAGAACGAATCGCGCAGGCGCGCACGCAGCGCCTCGTCGACACCGGTCTCACCCATCGCCTGGTCCATGCAGGCCAGCCACTGATCGCGCTCGGCGAGGCCGATGGTGTGGCCGCCGATGCTCTGCGGCAGATGGCGTGCGCGCAGCATCGGGTGGCCGAAGCGGTCGGTGTAGTGCTGCGGGCCGCCGAGCCAGCCGCACAGGAACCAGAAGAGCCGCTGGCGCGCGTTGTCGAGCGTGTTGCCGTGCACCGCGCGCAGGCGTGCGTACGCCGGCTCGAGGTCCATCAGGTCGTAGAAGCGGTCGACCAGCGCCTGCACGGCGGGCTCGCCGCCGATCCATTCGAAGGGGCTGTCGACGGGGGGCTTGTCTTGGATCTGCATGCGCCGATTGTCGGCGCAGGCGCCATCCCTTATTTCGCGTTCGGGAAGAACAGCTGCTCGCCGCCGATCTTGTAGCTCGCGATGGTCGACTGCCCGGCCGGCGACGTCACCCAGTCGACGAACTTCTGCGCGTCGGTGCTGTTGAGGTTGGGGAATTTGGTCGGGCTCACGACCATCACGCCGTACTGGTTGAAGAGCCGCTTGTCGCCCTCGACCACGACCGCCAGGTCGGCCCGGTTCTTGAAGCTCAGCCAGGTGCCGCGGTCGGCCAGCACGTAGCTGCCGTTCGAGGCCGCGATGTTCAGCGCCGGGCCCATGCCGCAGCCGCATTCCTTGTAGCCGCTGCCCTTCTTGTCGTTGGGCACCGGCTGGCCGGCATCGGCCACGCCGGTCTGCGTCCAGAGGCGGCGCTCGGCGGCGTCGGTGCCGCTCTTGTCGCCGCGCGAGACGAAGGGCGCGTTGGCGCCGGCGATCTTCTTGAGCGCCGCGACGATGTCGTTGCCCTTCACGCCGACCGGATCGTTCTTCGGCCCGATCAGCACGAAGTCGTTGTACATGACGGGCAGCCGCTTCGCCGCGAAGCCTTCGGCGACGAACTTCTCCTCGGCCGCGGTGTCGTGCACGAAGAGCACATCGGCATCGCCGCGCCGGGCCATGTCGATGGCCTGGCCGGTGCCCACGGCCACGACCTTGGTGTCGACGCCGGTCGCCTGCTTGAAGGCCGGCAGCAGATGCGAGAACAGGCCCGACTGTTCGGTCGACGTGGTCGAGGCCATGGTGAGGGGGCCGGCCTGGGCCGCGGCACCGAAAGAGACGAAGGACACGAAGGCCACGGCAGCAGCCACTGGGCGCAGCGCGCGCCGGAGGGATTTGAGGGTCATGCGAGTTCTCCTTTGACGAACAGGTGGGCCGCTTCCGGCAGCGGCCCGTGAAAGAAATCGTGTACCGGCAGGTCGGCCACCACGCGGCCCTGCTCGAGGTAGACGACGCGCGTGGCGAGCCGCTTGACCTGCCCGAGGTTGTGGCTGGCGAAGATCAGCGTGCGGCCCGCGGCGGCCTCGGCGATGAGCGCCTCGACCTCGCGCTTGGCGGTGGGGTCGAGGCTGGCCGTCGGCTCGTCGAGCAGCAGCACCTCCGGGTGCAGCACCCAGGCACGCGCGAGCGCAAGTCGCTGCTGCTGGCCGCCCGAGAGCGTGCGTGCGTTGCGCGCAGCGAGCTCGGTCATGCCGACGCGGCCCAGCGCCTCGAGCGCCGCCTGCCGGGCCGCACGCCAACCGCCGCCGCGCAGCCAGAGCGCGAGCGCGACATTGGTCGCCACGCTCGCGCGCAGCATGTGCGGCCGCTGGAACAGCATCGCCTGCCGTGAACGCGGCGCGCGTTGCAGCATCGCGCCCGATGCATGCGGCACCAGGCCGTGCAGCAAGCGCAGCAGCGTGCTCTTGCCGCTGCCGTTGGCGCCGATCAGGGCGACGCGTTCGCCGGCGCCGATCGACAGCGTGGCGCCGCGCAGCGCCGGCACATGGCCGAAGCGCACCTCGACGTCGTGCAAGGCGAACAGCGTTTCGCCCGGCCGCAGATCGCTCATGCGATTTGCCCCCCACGCATCGCCTCGGCCACACCGCCGTCGGCGCGCTCGCGCCAGCCGCGCAGCGCCGCGATCGCGAGGTTGAGCACCAGCACCACCAGCAGCAGCACGATGCCCAGCGCCACCGCCAGCGGCAGGTCGCCCTTGCTGGTCTCCAGCGCGATGGCCGTGGTCATGACGCGCGTGAAGCCGTCGATGTTGCCGCCCACCACCATCACCGCACCCACCTCCGACACGGCGCGGCCGAAGGCGGCGATCAGCACGGTGATCAGCGCGTAGCGCTCGTCGGCGGCGATCAGCAGCGAGCGGAGCAGCGGCCTGGCGCCGAGCGAGCGCAGCTGCTCGCCGTGCCCGCGGTCGGCGTCCTCGATGACCTGGCGCGTGAGCGCGGTGACCATCGGCAGCACCAGCACCGTCTGCGCCAGCACCATGGCCTTGAACGAGAAGAGCCAGCCCAGGAAGCCCAGCGGCCCCGAACGCGACAGCAGCAGGTAGATGACGAGGCCCACCACCACCGAGGGCAGTGCGAGGAAGGTGTTGAGCACCGCCAGCACCACCGCGCGGCCCTGGAAGCGCGCCACGGCGAGCCAGGCGCCGAGCAGCAGGCCGACGCCGCAGGCCAGCACGCAGGATGTGGCGCTGACGGCCAGCGAACGGCCGACGATGGCGAGCAGCACCGGATCGGCGGACGCGATCAGGTGAGCAGCGGCTGTGACGCTGTCAGTGAATGTATTCATCGTGGTGCGGGGCGAGTATCGGGTTGCGCAACCGCCAACCTATGCACGCCCTTGCATAGGTGGATGCGCATAATCGCGCCGCAGAACGACACGCCCTCTTCTCTTCTTTTCCCTCGTGCACCCCATCGAACTTTCCTACGCCATCGCCCCGCGCCGCAGCGGCCGCGCCATGGTGCGCAACCCGCTGATGACGCTGCTGCAGGCCGTGCGCGACCACGGCTCGATCTCTGCGGCAGCGCGTGCGGTCGGTCTGTCGTACCGCCATGTGTGGGGCGAACTCAAGCGCTGGGAAGAGACGCTGGGCCACGCGCTGGTGATGAGCGAACAGGGCCAGCGCGCGCACCTCTCGGAGTTCGGCGACAAGCTGCTGTGGGCCGAGCGCCAGGCGCAGGCGCGGCTGGCCCCGCAGATCGAGGCGCTGCACGCCGAGCTCGAACGCGCCTTCGCAGTCGCCTTCGACCCGCGCACGCATGTGCTCAGCCTGCAGGCCAGCCACGACGACGCGCTGGCACTGCTGCGCACGCAGGCGGCCGGTGCGCGGCTGCAGCTCGACATCCAGTTCACCGGCAGCGTGGACGCCATCCGCGCACTCAACCAGGGCCGCTGCGTGATGGCAGGCTTCCACACGCTCGAGGAGCCGCCGCGCGGCTCGCTGGCGCAGCGCACCTACCAGCCGCTGCTCAAGCCGGGGCAGCACAAGCTGATCGGCTTCGCGCGGCGCACGCAGGGGCTGATCGTGGGGGCAGGAAACCCGCTGGCGCTGCGCTCGCTGGGCGACGTGGTGCAGCGCCGCGCCCGCTACGTGAACCGCGCCATCGGCACGGGCACGCGGCTGCTGTTCGACGAGCTGCTGGCCGGCGCGTCGCTGTCGCCCGAAGACGTGGAGGGCCACGACCGCATCGAGCCTTCGCACGCCGCCGTCGCGCATGCCGTGGCCTCGGGCGAAGCGGAAGCGGGCCTCGGCCTCGAATCGGCCGCGCGCGAAGCGGGCCTGGGCTTCGTGCCGCTGGTGCGCGAGCGCTACCACCTGGCTTGCCTGAAGGACGCGCTGAAACAGCCGGCCATCAAGGCGCTGCTGACCGTGCTGCGCGGCGCGCAGTGGCAGCACCAGCTGGGCACCCTGCCCGGCTACAAGAGCGTGGCGAGCGGCGAGGTGCAGTCGCTCAGCGCGCTGCTGCCGTGGTGGACCTTCAAGGACCGCAAGCCCGCCGCTTGATTCGCGGCCGGCTCGCGCCTATTCCGCAGCCTGCCGCAGCGTCGCGACCACCGGCCGGCGCAGCACCTCGCGCAGGCCCCACCAGCCCGCTGCCAGCGCCAGCACCGCGCCAGCCAGCGCACCGGCGACCGGCACCCACAGCGATGCCGTCCAGGTGAAGTCGAACACGTAGCGCGCCAGGCCCCAGCCGATCGCCGACGCGGCGATGCTCGCGAGGAAGCCCGCCAGCAGCCCGACGCCGGCGAGTTCGGCACGCTGCACCTGCCGCAGCAGCGACGCACGCGCGCCGACCGCGCGCATCACCGCGAATTCGCGGGCGCGCTCCTCCCGCGTGGCCGTAACCGCCGCGAACAGCACCACCAGGCCGGCCGCCAGCGTGAAGCCGAAGAGGAACTCCACCGCGCGGATCACCTGGTCAAGCACCCGCTGCACCTGGCCGATGGTCGCGCTCATGTCGACGTTGGTCACGTTCGGGTAGGCGCGCACCAGCGCGTTGTCGAAGCCCTTGGTCTCGGGCGCGCGGAAGGCGCCCATGTAGGTCACCGGCACGTCGGGCAGCTCGGCCACCGTGTACATCACGAAGAAGTTGGCGTGCAGCGACCCCCAGTCGACCTTGCGCAGCGAGGTGATGCGCGCGTCGTTCTGGATGCCGCCGATGTCGAAGCGCAGCGTGTCGCCCAGCTTCAGGCCCAGCGTCTCGGCCAGCCCGTCTTCCACGCTCACCTCGCCCGGTGCGTTGGGCGTCCAGGCGCCGGCGGTGATGCCGTTGTGCGGCGGTGCCTCGGCGGCGTTGCTCAGGTTGAACTCGCGGTCGACCAGGCGCTTGGCGCGGTCTTCGGTGTAGTCGTCGGGCGAGACGGGCTTGTCGTTGATCGCGACCAGGCGGCCGCGGATCATCGGGTACCAGTCGAACTTGTTCACGCCGCCATCGCGCAGCGATTTCTGGAAGGCCTCGCTCTGGTCGGGCATCACGTTGATGACGAAGCGGTTGGGCGCATCGGGCGGCGTCGCGCGGCGCCAGCTCGACACCAGGTCGGTGCGCAGCAGCACCAGCAGCACCAGCGCCAGCAGGCCGACCGCCAGCGCGCTGACCTGCACCACCGCGTACACCGGCCGCGCCGAGATCTGCCGCGTGGCCAGCACCAGCCAGCGCGGCGCCGTCGTCTCGTTGACGCTGCGGCGCAGCACCTTCACCGCGACCCAGCTCAGCACCGCGAACACCGCCACTGCGCCCGCGAAGCCGCCGACCGCGATCAGCCCCAGCTTCAGGTCGCTGCTGGCCGCCAGCAGCATGGCGACGAAGCCGAGCGCGCCGATGCCCAGCACGGCGAGCGACGCCGGCTTGAGCCCGCCGACGTCGCGCCGGATGACCCGTAACGGCGGCACGCGCGCGAGCTGCAGCACCGGCGGCAGGCCGAAGGTGAACAGCAACACCAGCCCCATGCCCAGCCCGAAGGCCACCGGCCACAGCGTGGGCGCGGGCAGCGCCGTTTCGACCAGGCCGGCCAGCAGCAGCACGAAGGCGTAGTGCACGCCGAAGCCGATCGCCACGCCCAGCCCGCTCGCCACCAGGCCGACGATGAAGAACTCGAAGGCGTAGGCGCCGGCGATGGTGCGCTGGCTCTGGCCCAGCACACGCAACATGGCGCAGTCGTCGAGGTGGCTGGCCGCGAAGCCGCGCGCCGCCAGCGCCACCGCCACCGCGCTCAGCAGCGCCGCGAGCAGCGCCACCAGGTTGAGGAATTTCTCGGCGCGGTCGAGCGTCTGGCGCATCTCCGGCCGGCCGCTCTCGAAGGATTCGAGCCGCGCGCCGCGCAGCTCGCCGCGCTTGAGCGAGGCATCGGCCCAGTCGCTGAAGCGCTTCACCGCGCCCTCGTCGCCCGCCACCGCGAAGCGGTAGTTCACGCGGCTGGCCGGCTGCACGAGCCCGGTGCGCGCCACGTCGGCCTGGTTGAGCATCACGCGCGGCGAGAAACTCGCGAAGCCGCCGCCCCGGTCCGGCTCCAGCGTGATCACGCGCGACACGCGCAGGCCGGTGTCGCCCAGCAGCAGCGTGTCGCCCACCTTCAGCCCTAGCGATTCGAGCAGCGATGCATCGACCCAGGTTTCGCCCGGCGCCGGCACGTCCCGCGTGGCCTGGCCGGGGCCGTCGCTCGTCGTCGCGACCTGCACGCTGCCGCGCAGCGGGTAGCCGGTGGTCACCGCCTTCAGTGACACCAGCTTGCTCGCCCCGCCCTGCGCGTCGGAGGCGCGGGCCATCGTCGGGAATCCGTAGGTCGACGTGGTCTCCAGGCCCAGCGACCGGGCGCGCTCGACGAAGGCCGGCGGCGTCGGGTTGTCGCTGGCCAGCACCGCGTCGCCGCCGAGCAGCTGCCGCGCATCGCGCTGCAACCCGCCCTTGAGCCGATCGGCAAAGAAGCCGACGGCCGTGAGCGCGGCGACCGCGAGCAGCACGGCAACGATGAGAAGCCGCAGCTCGCCAGCGCGCAGATCGCGCCAGAGGGTGCGCCAACCGAGGCGGAGGGAGGAAGTCATGGGTGGACGATAGCCGAGGCGGGGTGGGCTTTCGGTTTTGGGGTATTGGTACCCATCCACACCTTTTCGGGATATAGAGATCCTTGATCAGTTTGCCCCTTCAATTTGGGCCTGAAGCAGTTTGCTGGCATATCCGCCGCTTCCTCCCGATATCAATCCTCACGGTCCGGCATCTTGCGGTCACTCGGCAAGACTGCATCGCACCTAATCCCCGAGACCGGAGCGCGATCTAGTCCGAACCGTGTCCGTGGTTGATACAGATGACCAACGCCAAGGACCAGTTGCGGAACGCTTGATCGCAGTGGCGACCTGGAGGGGGTCTGCAAGTGGCCCGTTTGGCCCCACCCTGTCCGCTGTAAGGAACCACGGCCTCGAAGCCAGTCCTCGGATCTAACTACCCCAGAGCTGACAAATGAAGCTGCGGTGGCACACGCGGTCCAATCCCGACATGTGGCATCCTTGTTGGGTGAATCAACGCTCAAGTAGAAACACCACTCCGACTGCGGCGATTTTGAACACGCCGCCCATGGATCCCGCAACTGCATACGAGCTCCTTATGGGAAGCGTTCAAGGTCGCCTCTCACTTCTCAATGGCGACATCCCGGACGAAAGCGTGTTGTACCGCGCCGAACGCTTCGCATTGCACGTCAGAAAGATCGTTGAAGCCGTGTCGTTCGCGGCTTTGAGTGCAACGGAATTCAAAAACGGTCAACTACTCCAGCAACGCACCAAGGATGCGAGCCAGGTTCTTGCTTGGCTCGACCAGAAAAAGCTGCTGCGTCTACCTGAGGCCCAAAGAGTAACTCGTTCTTCCAACCCTCTCTACGGGGCTGTTTGCGAAGGTAATTCTTCGAAAAATCTTGGCGTGCCAGAGTTGCAGCGAATGTTTTCGCGTGCGAGCTCATTGGTTCATGAACGACACCCAGAACGTCTGTCTCAAGAAACCATAAAAGACGAACTGCAGAAGCTCGAGAAAGACGCACAGGCCCTCCGTCATTGGTTATGGAGCCACATAGTTTTTTTTGGTGGCAGTGGCTTTCTGCTGCAAATGGGAATGTTCGGCACCTTGAGTTTTATGACGATGCTGACGCGTGAGAACGGGTTGAGCGAGACCAAAAAAGTAGCCGTCAAGCCGTAGCGGCATGACTGGCCTCAGCCATAACAACACAAACTAGACGGGTGTAGTAGTCAATGGCCGGAACACGACGATTC
The sequence above is drawn from the Variovorax sp. J2L1-78 genome and encodes:
- a CDS encoding substrate-binding domain-containing protein, whose product is MHPIELSYAIAPRRSGRAMVRNPLMTLLQAVRDHGSISAAARAVGLSYRHVWGELKRWEETLGHALVMSEQGQRAHLSEFGDKLLWAERQAQARLAPQIEALHAELERAFAVAFDPRTHVLSLQASHDDALALLRTQAAGARLQLDIQFTGSVDAIRALNQGRCVMAGFHTLEEPPRGSLAQRTYQPLLKPGQHKLIGFARRTQGLIVGAGNPLALRSLGDVVQRRARYVNRAIGTGTRLLFDELLAGASLSPEDVEGHDRIEPSHAAVAHAVASGEAEAGLGLESAAREAGLGFVPLVRERYHLACLKDALKQPAIKALLTVLRGAQWQHQLGTLPGYKSVASGEVQSLSALLPWWTFKDRKPAA
- a CDS encoding ABC transporter permease, which codes for MTSSLRLGWRTLWRDLRAGELRLLIVAVLLAVAALTAVGFFADRLKGGLQRDARQLLGGDAVLASDNPTPPAFVERARSLGLETTSTYGFPTMARASDAQGGASKLVSLKAVTTGYPLRGSVQVATTSDGPGQATRDVPAPGETWVDASLLESLGLKVGDTLLLGDTGLRVSRVITLEPDRGGGFASFSPRVMLNQADVARTGLVQPASRVNYRFAVAGDEGAVKRFSDWADASLKRGELRGARLESFESGRPEMRQTLDRAEKFLNLVALLAALLSAVAVALAARGFAASHLDDCAMLRVLGQSQRTIAGAYAFEFFIVGLVASGLGVAIGFGVHYAFVLLLAGLVETALPAPTLWPVAFGLGMGLVLLFTFGLPPVLQLARVPPLRVIRRDVGGLKPASLAVLGIGALGFVAMLLAASSDLKLGLIAVGGFAGAVAVFAVLSWVAVKVLRRSVNETTAPRWLVLATRQISARPVYAVVQVSALAVGLLALVLLVLLRTDLVSSWRRATPPDAPNRFVINVMPDQSEAFQKSLRDGGVNKFDWYPMIRGRLVAINDKPVSPDDYTEDRAKRLVDREFNLSNAAEAPPHNGITAGAWTPNAPGEVSVEDGLAETLGLKLGDTLRFDIGGIQNDARITSLRKVDWGSLHANFFVMYTVAELPDVPVTYMGAFRAPETKGFDNALVRAYPNVTNVDMSATIGQVQRVLDQVIRAVEFLFGFTLAAGLVVLFAAVTATREERAREFAVMRAVGARASLLRQVQRAELAGVGLLAGFLASIAASAIGWGLARYVFDFTWTASLWVPVAGALAGAVLALAAGWWGLREVLRRPVVATLRQAAE